A genomic region of Denticeps clupeoides chromosome 9, fDenClu1.1, whole genome shotgun sequence contains the following coding sequences:
- the gtpbp8 gene encoding GTP-binding protein 8 isoform X3: MTLLRTGRLLQRVHRLATPTPTQQRLHSLASFRQTSSLPERRRRGLLLPFSLLQEHLHPSVDRGDFQIFQPSEDDLCRAEALFTPSAKHHIDYFASAVRMDHVPALNQPEVCFIGRSNVGKSSLIRALFSLAPEVEVRISKSPGHTKKMNFFTVGKAFTLVDLPGYGHRAPKDFVEMVEMYLQGRRNLVRTFLLVDGSVGVQKADFVALDMCEEFGIPYTIVVTKIDKSQQGVLLSHLMQIQSLIKTRTSTCFPQPFLVSSTQFSGVYLLRCFIAHVTGNLNMS; this comes from the exons ATGACGCTCCTGAGGACCGGGCGGCTCCTGCAGAGGGTCCAccgcctggccacgcccacccccaCCCAGCAGCGCCTCCACAGCCTGGCCTCCTTCCGGCAGACCTCCTCCTTACCTGAGCGCAGGCGGCGGGGCCTGCTGCTCCCCTTCAGCCTGCTGCAGGAGCACCTGCATCCCAGCGTGGACCGCGGAGACTTTCAGATCTTCCAACCCAGCGAGGACGACCTGTGCCGGGCAGAGGCACTCTTCACCCCGTCCGCCAAGCACCACATTGACTACTTCGCCTCTGCTGTCAGGATGGACCACGTCCCCGCGCTGAACCAGCCCGAG GTGTGTTTCATTGGCAGGAGCAACGTCGGGAAGTCCTCTCTCATCAGAGCGCTCTTCTCCCTCGCTCCTGAGGTGGAAGTCAGGATATCGAAGTCACcg GGTCACACCAAGAAGATGAACTTCTTCACGGTGGGAAAGGCCTTCACCCTGGTGGACCTGCCGGGTTATGGACACCGAGCTCCGAAGGACTTTGTGGAGATGGTGGAGATGTACTTACAGGGCCGGAGAAA TTTGGTGCGGACGTTCCTTTTGGTAGACGGCTCGGTCGGCGTGCAGAAAGCTGACTTCGTTGCCCTGGACATGTGTGAGGAGTTCGGAATACCGTACACT attGTGGTAACCAAAATAGACAAAAGCCAACAGGGTGTCCTCCTGTCCCACCTGATGCAGATTCAGAGTCTCATTAAGACACGGACCAGTACCTGCTTCCCACAGCCCTTCCTGGTCAG CTCCACCCAGTTCTCCGGCGTGTACCTGCTCAGGTGTTTCATCGCCCATGTGACGGGGAACCTGAACATGAGCTGA
- the gtpbp8 gene encoding GTP-binding protein 8 isoform X1, whose product MQRTRFVVSPCAAQQCLTMTVTSRSLMSLHLHSHPAGGAKLLDSVDEGLRRRRRGGRRRRRRFVSFLTGVLLLQYVASCFLFTLDKNKKIKNSSKRRMTLLRTGRLLQRVHRLATPTPTQQRLHSLASFRQTSSLPERRRRGLLLPFSLLQEHLHPSVDRGDFQIFQPSEDDLCRAEALFTPSAKHHIDYFASAVRMDHVPALNQPEVCFIGRSNVGKSSLIRALFSLAPEVEVRISKSPGHTKKMNFFTVGKAFTLVDLPGYGHRAPKDFVEMVEMYLQGRRNLVRTFLLVDGSVGVQKADFVALDMCEEFGIPYTIVVTKIDKSQQGVLLSHLMQIQSLIKTRTSTCFPQPFLVSSTQFSGVYLLRCFIAHVTGNLNMS is encoded by the exons atgcagaggacacgtttcgttgtgtcaccctgtgctgcgCAGCAGTGTCTCAcgatgacagtcacttcacgttcactgaTGTCCCTGCATCTACACTCCCATCCAGCTGGTGGCGCTAAGCTGCTGGACTCCGTGGATGAAGGTctgagaagaaggaggagaggaggaagaagaagaagaagaaggtttGTGTCGTTTTTAACCGGCGTGCTTCTCCTCCAGTACGTCGCGTCGTGTTTTCTTTTCACgttggataaaaataaaaaaataaaaaatagcagCAAACG GAGGATGACGCTCCTGAGGACCGGGCGGCTCCTGCAGAGGGTCCAccgcctggccacgcccacccccaCCCAGCAGCGCCTCCACAGCCTGGCCTCCTTCCGGCAGACCTCCTCCTTACCTGAGCGCAGGCGGCGGGGCCTGCTGCTCCCCTTCAGCCTGCTGCAGGAGCACCTGCATCCCAGCGTGGACCGCGGAGACTTTCAGATCTTCCAACCCAGCGAGGACGACCTGTGCCGGGCAGAGGCACTCTTCACCCCGTCCGCCAAGCACCACATTGACTACTTCGCCTCTGCTGTCAGGATGGACCACGTCCCCGCGCTGAACCAGCCCGAG GTGTGTTTCATTGGCAGGAGCAACGTCGGGAAGTCCTCTCTCATCAGAGCGCTCTTCTCCCTCGCTCCTGAGGTGGAAGTCAGGATATCGAAGTCACcg GGTCACACCAAGAAGATGAACTTCTTCACGGTGGGAAAGGCCTTCACCCTGGTGGACCTGCCGGGTTATGGACACCGAGCTCCGAAGGACTTTGTGGAGATGGTGGAGATGTACTTACAGGGCCGGAGAAA TTTGGTGCGGACGTTCCTTTTGGTAGACGGCTCGGTCGGCGTGCAGAAAGCTGACTTCGTTGCCCTGGACATGTGTGAGGAGTTCGGAATACCGTACACT attGTGGTAACCAAAATAGACAAAAGCCAACAGGGTGTCCTCCTGTCCCACCTGATGCAGATTCAGAGTCTCATTAAGACACGGACCAGTACCTGCTTCCCACAGCCCTTCCTGGTCAG CTCCACCCAGTTCTCCGGCGTGTACCTGCTCAGGTGTTTCATCGCCCATGTGACGGGGAACCTGAACATGAGCTGA
- the gtpbp8 gene encoding GTP-binding protein 8 isoform X2, with translation MQRTRFVVSPCAAQQCLTMTVTSRSLMSLHLHSHPAGGAKLLDSVDEGLRRRRRGGRRRRRRRMTLLRTGRLLQRVHRLATPTPTQQRLHSLASFRQTSSLPERRRRGLLLPFSLLQEHLHPSVDRGDFQIFQPSEDDLCRAEALFTPSAKHHIDYFASAVRMDHVPALNQPEVCFIGRSNVGKSSLIRALFSLAPEVEVRISKSPGHTKKMNFFTVGKAFTLVDLPGYGHRAPKDFVEMVEMYLQGRRNLVRTFLLVDGSVGVQKADFVALDMCEEFGIPYTIVVTKIDKSQQGVLLSHLMQIQSLIKTRTSTCFPQPFLVSSTQFSGVYLLRCFIAHVTGNLNMS, from the exons atgcagaggacacgtttcgttgtgtcaccctgtgctgcgCAGCAGTGTCTCAcgatgacagtcacttcacgttcactgaTGTCCCTGCATCTACACTCCCATCCAGCTGGTGGCGCTAAGCTGCTGGACTCCGTGGATGAAGGTctgagaagaaggaggagaggaggaagaagaagaagaagaag GAGGATGACGCTCCTGAGGACCGGGCGGCTCCTGCAGAGGGTCCAccgcctggccacgcccacccccaCCCAGCAGCGCCTCCACAGCCTGGCCTCCTTCCGGCAGACCTCCTCCTTACCTGAGCGCAGGCGGCGGGGCCTGCTGCTCCCCTTCAGCCTGCTGCAGGAGCACCTGCATCCCAGCGTGGACCGCGGAGACTTTCAGATCTTCCAACCCAGCGAGGACGACCTGTGCCGGGCAGAGGCACTCTTCACCCCGTCCGCCAAGCACCACATTGACTACTTCGCCTCTGCTGTCAGGATGGACCACGTCCCCGCGCTGAACCAGCCCGAG GTGTGTTTCATTGGCAGGAGCAACGTCGGGAAGTCCTCTCTCATCAGAGCGCTCTTCTCCCTCGCTCCTGAGGTGGAAGTCAGGATATCGAAGTCACcg GGTCACACCAAGAAGATGAACTTCTTCACGGTGGGAAAGGCCTTCACCCTGGTGGACCTGCCGGGTTATGGACACCGAGCTCCGAAGGACTTTGTGGAGATGGTGGAGATGTACTTACAGGGCCGGAGAAA TTTGGTGCGGACGTTCCTTTTGGTAGACGGCTCGGTCGGCGTGCAGAAAGCTGACTTCGTTGCCCTGGACATGTGTGAGGAGTTCGGAATACCGTACACT attGTGGTAACCAAAATAGACAAAAGCCAACAGGGTGTCCTCCTGTCCCACCTGATGCAGATTCAGAGTCTCATTAAGACACGGACCAGTACCTGCTTCCCACAGCCCTTCCTGGTCAG CTCCACCCAGTTCTCCGGCGTGTACCTGCTCAGGTGTTTCATCGCCCATGTGACGGGGAACCTGAACATGAGCTGA
- the LOC114797383 gene encoding GTPase IMAP family member 8 translates to MERQMENAQRGSRHHLSEVRIVLLGYKYAGKSSAGNTILGREEFDLRRTAQCVKRHGEVAGRKVIVVEALGWWWNYLSEETPELTKQEIVSSLSLVAPGPHTLLLVVRVDTSFTETNRRSVEEHLELLSKRVWSHTIVLFTWGDWLGDRTIEQHIEHEGEDLQYLVEKCGNRYHVLNNKNKTDGTQVKDLLEKIEEMVAGNSGAHLKMNRKVLQKMQEKKKTEDRAEERKKKVIELRDEIRSTMSSRHHLSEVRIVLLGSKYAGKSSAGNTILGREEFDLKRTAQCVKRHGEVAGRKVTVVEAPGWWSKYLTEQTPEMTKQEIVSSLSLVPPGPHTLLLVVRVDTSFTKTKRRSVEEHLELLSKSVWNLTIVLFTWGDWLGDTTIEQHIESEGEDLQWLVEKCGNRYHVLNNKNKSDGTQVKDLLEKIEEMVAGNSGAHLEMNREVLQQMEEKKKSEDRAKERKKKVSEQRDEIRLKMSSRHHLSEVRIVLLGYKYAGKSSAGNTILGREEFDLRRTAQCVKRHGEVAGRKVIVVEALGWWWNYLSEETPELTKQEIVSSLSLVPPGPHTLLLVVRVDTSFTETNRRSVKEHLELLSKSVWSHTIVLFTWGDWLGDTTIEQHIESEGEDLQYLVEKCGNRYHVLNNKNKSDGTQVKDLLEKIEEMVAGNSGAHLEMNREVLQKMEEKKKSEDRAKKRKKKVSEQRDKIRLMMSSRHHLSEVRIVLLGYKYAGKSSAGNTILGREKFDLRRTAQCVKRHGEVARRKVTVVEAPGWWRNYLSEETPELTKQEIVSSLSLVPPGPHTLLLVVRVDTSFTETNRRSVKEHLELLSKSVWSHTIVLFTWGDWLGDTTIEQHIESEGEDLQWLVEKCGNRYHVLNNKNKTDGTQVKDLLEKIEEMVEGSKAQLFQLKEMDNKNLDFKDTDSMHGSRPNMSGDDISGYWSLNSSAYSSFRSEVAFDSSSDQLRSRSSTSSSGVSSLGSITASVGHSGSRRSLLPNFLKFKKHHKKPGKKGTEEKSKL, encoded by the exons ATGGAAAGACAGATGGAAAATGCTCAAAGGG GTTCCAGACATCATCTGTCAGAGGTGAGGATCGTGCTGCTGGGATATAAATATGCAGGGAAGAGTTCAGCAGGAAACACCATCCTGGGCAGAGAGGAGTTTGACCTCAGGAGAACAGCTCAGTGTGTGAAGAGACATGGAGAAGTAGCAGGGAGGAAGGTCATTGTGGTTGAAGCTCTAGGATGGTGGTGGAATTACCTCTCAGAGGAAACTCCTGAACTGACTAAACAGGAAATAGTTTCCAGTTTGTCTCTGGTTGCTCCAGGACCCCACACTCTACTCCTGGTTGTTCGTGTGGACACTTCATTCACAGAGACCAACAGAAGATCAGTAGAGGAACATCTGGAGCTTCTCAGTAAGAGAGTCTGGAGTCACACCATAGTTCTGTTCACCTGGGGGGACTGGCTGGGAGACAGGACCATTGAGCAGCACATTGAGCATGAAGGGGAGGATCTCCAGTACCTTGTAGAGAAATGTGGGAACAGGTATCATGTTCTCAACAATAAGAACAAGACTGATGGAACTCAAGTCAAAGATCTGCTGGAGAAGATAGAGGAGATGGTGGCAGGAAACAGTGGTGCTCATTTAAAGATGAACAGAAAAGTTCTACAGAAgatgcaagaaaagaaaaaaactgaagacagagcagaggagaggaagaagaaggtgaTAGAACTGAGAGATGAAATCAGATCAACGATGA GCTCCAGACATCATCTGTCAGAGGTGAGGATCGTGCTGCTGGGATCTAAATATGCAGGGAAGAGTTCAGCAGGAAACACCATCCTGGGTAGAGAGGAGTTTGACCTCAAGAGAACAGCTCAGTGTGTGAAGAGACATGGAGAAGTAGCAGGGAGGAAGGTCACTGTGGTTGAAGCTCCAGGATGGTGGAGTAAATACCTTACAGAGCAAACTCCTGAAATGACTAAACAGGAAATAGTTTCCAGTTTGTCTCTGGTTCCTCCAGGACCTCACACTCTACTCCTGGTTGTACGTGTGGACACTTCAttcacaaagacaaagagaagaTCAGTAGAGGAACATCTGGAGCTTCTCAGTAAGAGCGTCTGGAATCTCACCATAGTTCTGTTCACCTGGGGGGACTGGCTGGGAGACACGACCATTGAGCAGCACATTGAGAGTGAAGGGGAGGATCTCCAGTGGCTTGTAGAGAAATGTGGGAACAGGTATCATGTTCTCAACAATAAGAACAAGAGTGATGGAACTCAAGTCAAAGATCTGCTGGAGAAGATAGAGGAGATGGTGGCAGGAAACAGTGGTGCTCATTTAGAGATGAACAGAGAAGTTCTACAGCAGatggaagaaaagaagaaatcaGAAGACAGAGCaaaggagaggaagaagaaggtgTCGGAACAAAGAGATGAAATCAGATTAAAAatga GTTCCAGACATCATCTGTCAGAGGTGAGGATCGTGCTGCTGGGATATAAATATGCAGGGAAGAGTTCAGCAGGAAACACCATCCTGGGCAGAGAGGAGTTTGACCTCAGGAGAACAGCTCAGTGTGTGAAGAGACATGGAGAAGTAGCAGGGAGGAAGGTCATTGTGGTTGAAGCTCTAGGATGGTGGTGGAATTACCTCTCAGAGGAAACTCCTGAACTGACTAAACAGGAAATAGTTTCTAGTTTGTCTCTGGTTCCTCCAGGACCCCACACTCTACTCCTGGTTGTACGTGTGGACACTTCAttcacagagacaaacagaagatcAGTAAAGGAACATCTGGAGCTTCTCAGTAAGAGTGTCTGGAGTCACACCATAGTTCTGTTCACCTGGGGGGACTGGCTGGGAGACACGACCATTGAGCAGCACATTGAGAGTGAAGGGGAGGATCTCCAGTACCTTGTAGAGAAATGTGGGAACAGGTATCATGTTCTCAACAATAAGAACAAGAGTGATGGAACTCAAGTCAAAGATCTGCTGGAGAAGATAGAGGAGATGGTGGCAGGAAACAGTGGTGCTCATTTAGAGATGAACAGAGAAGTTCTACAGAAGatggaagaaaagaagaaatcaGAAGACAGAgcaaaaaagaggaagaagaaggtgTCGGAACAGAGAGATAAAATCAGATTaatgatga GTTCCAGACATCATCTGTCAGAGGTGAGGATCGTGCTGCTGGGATATAAATATGCAGGGAAGAGTTCAGCAGGAAACACCATCCTGGGCAGAGAGAAGTTTGACCTCAGGAGAACAGCTCAGTGTGTGAAGAGACATGGAGAAGTAGCACGGAGGAAGGTCACTGTGGTTGAAGCTCCAGGATGGTGGAGAAATTACCTTTCAGAGGAAACTCCTGAACTGACTAAACAGGAAATAGTTTCTAGTTTGTCTCTGGTTCCTCCAGGACCCCACACTCTACTCCTGGTTGTACGTGTGGACACTTCAttcacagagacaaacagaagatcAGTAAAGGAACATCTGGAGCTTCTCAGTAAGAGTGTCTGGAGTCACACCATAGTCCTGTTCACCTGGGGGGACTGGCTGGGAGACACGACCATTGAGCAGCACATTGAGAGTGAAGGGGAGGATCTCCAGTGGCTTGTAGAGAAATGTGGGAACAGGTATCATGTTCTCAACAATAAGAACAAGACTGATGGAACTCAAGTCAAAGATCTGCTGGAGAAGATAGAGGAGATGGTGGAAGGAAGCAAAGCTCAACTTTTTCAGTTAAAGGAAATGGACAATAAGAACCTTGATTTTAAAGACACGGACAGTATGCATGGCAGTCGCCCAAACA tgagTGGAGATGACATATCTGGCTACTGGTCCCTTAACAGCTCTGCATACAGCTCCTTCAGATCTGAAGTAGCGTTTGATAGCAGCTCTGATCAATTAAGGTCCAGGAGCTCCACATCGAGTTCTGGGGTCAGTTCTCTTGGCTCAATAACTGCTTCAGTTGGACATTCAGGCTCCAGACGATCTTTACTTCCAAATTTTTTGAAGTTTAAAAAGCACCATAAGAAACCTGGGAAGAAAGGAACAGAGGAAAAATCAAAACTGTAA
- the LOC114797382 gene encoding myelin-oligodendrocyte glycoprotein-like isoform X2, with protein MDYKPPPQDNFRRWKDSLLFCILLSSGLVSLSTPAMEKVTQGQPAVLPCHLPAPQPRLEATLVYWQTSEDKVVHMFNRGREEYEHQHHSYVNRTTLFPEELPTGNFSLQINPVKVSDNFTTFRCLCGSIHDIREVNRTTLLVEEPVVPTSPPNSSAALPAVAVAVLIVLAVVCFLIVRKCLSFKTDKGNAQETHDNTNTQPKERGENSSSELEALCQTT; from the exons ATGGATTACAAACCTCCTCCCCAGGATAATTTCAGACGCTGGAAGGACTCGCTGCTGTTTTGCATCTTGCTGTCTTCAG GGCTGGTGAGCCTGAGCACACCAGCCATGGAGAAGGTGACCCAGGGTCAGCCGGCAGTCCTACCGTGTCATCTCCCAGCTCCTCAGCCCCGCCTGGAGGCCACTCTGGTCTACTGGCAGACGAGTGAGGACAAGGTGGTCCACATGTTCAACAGAGGCCGAGAGGAATATGAACACCAACACCATTCATACGTCAACAGGACCACCCTGTTCCCAGAGGAACTGCCCACCGGAAACTTCTCTCTGCAGATAAACCCGGTGAAAGTGAGCGACAACTTCACCACATTCCGGTGTTTATGTGGAAGCATTCATGACATCAGAGAAGTCAACAGAACCACGCTGCTGGTAGAAG AGCCGGTGGTTCCCACCAGCCCACCAAACTCGAGTGCAGCGCTGCCCGCTGTGGCTGTGGCCGTTCTCATAGTCCTGGCTGTCGTTTGCT ttctgATAGTGAGGAAGTGTCTGTCATTTAAAACGG ATAAAGGAAACGCCCAGGAAACCCATGACAACACCAACACTCAACCGAAGGAACGTGGGGAGAACTCGTCTTCAGAACTTGAAGCGCTGTGTCAGACTACATGA
- the LOC114797382 gene encoding CD276 antigen-like isoform X1, which translates to MDYKPPPQDNFRRWKDSLLFCILLSSGLVSLSTPAMEKVTQGQPAVLPCHLPAPQPRLEATLVYWQTSEDKVVHMFNRGREEYEHQHHSYVNRTTLFPEELPTGNFSLQINPVKVSDNFTTFRCLCGSIHDIREVNRTTLLVEVEPVVPTSPPNSSAALPAVAVAVLIVLAVVCFLIVRKCLSFKTDKGNAQETHDNTNTQPKERGENSSSELEALCQTT; encoded by the exons ATGGATTACAAACCTCCTCCCCAGGATAATTTCAGACGCTGGAAGGACTCGCTGCTGTTTTGCATCTTGCTGTCTTCAG GGCTGGTGAGCCTGAGCACACCAGCCATGGAGAAGGTGACCCAGGGTCAGCCGGCAGTCCTACCGTGTCATCTCCCAGCTCCTCAGCCCCGCCTGGAGGCCACTCTGGTCTACTGGCAGACGAGTGAGGACAAGGTGGTCCACATGTTCAACAGAGGCCGAGAGGAATATGAACACCAACACCATTCATACGTCAACAGGACCACCCTGTTCCCAGAGGAACTGCCCACCGGAAACTTCTCTCTGCAGATAAACCCGGTGAAAGTGAGCGACAACTTCACCACATTCCGGTGTTTATGTGGAAGCATTCATGACATCAGAGAAGTCAACAGAACCACGCTGCTGGTAGAAG TAGAGCCGGTGGTTCCCACCAGCCCACCAAACTCGAGTGCAGCGCTGCCCGCTGTGGCTGTGGCCGTTCTCATAGTCCTGGCTGTCGTTTGCT ttctgATAGTGAGGAAGTGTCTGTCATTTAAAACGG ATAAAGGAAACGCCCAGGAAACCCATGACAACACCAACACTCAACCGAAGGAACGTGGGGAGAACTCGTCTTCAGAACTTGAAGCGCTGTGTCAGACTACATGA